In the Brachionichthys hirsutus isolate HB-005 unplaced genomic scaffold, CSIRO-AGI_Bhir_v1 contig_947, whole genome shotgun sequence genome, one interval contains:
- the LOC137915589 gene encoding palmdelphin-like, whose amino-acid sequence MAQRMFQEERTDGRSVLGTLAVQVERDPRTGASAVRSVTPVSTPAGTPTAATVFDDGRKTIHVVSGEGGEPSAEELGQILSLIDGVGMKVLLDEATVTPSKAATETENEEVSTVPEGQAASFPAHRNEKDATQVQESSKKSESKLKVKDFAEMTGNVKEDKDMSIRVVQNAAGELSDMGVQNLEECPVTLLFLGYADSAPVQDQDREDYEGMLTAERVIISDDGEEQVVGPGSSAVPQVKEVSPKFPEVFQDVPLEEKGAAGVKIQGEEGDKVLHNSPLPTTAEGRATSKSETCQCCSIT is encoded by the exons ATGGCACAAAGGATGTTTCAGGAAGAGAGGACTGATGGCCGATCAG TTCTGGGTACGTTGGCAGTGCAGGTTGAGAGAGACCCCCGGACCGGTGCCTCCGCTGTCAGGTCCGTGACTCCTGTGTCAACACCAGCTGGCACGCCAACGGCTGCTACAGTCTTTGATGACGGCAGGAAGACTATTCACGTGGTCAGCGGTGAGGGAGGTGAACCCTCAGCGGAAGAGCTCGGTCAGATCTTGAGCCTTATAGATGGAGTTGGAATGAAAGTGCTGCTGGATGAGGCAACGGTAACACCAAGCAAGGCAGCGACAGAGACGGAGAATGAGGAAGTCAGCACAGTTCCAGAGGGTCAAGCTGCGTCGTTTCCAGCTCATCGTAATGAGAAGGACGCAACACAAGTGCAGGAAAGCTCTAAAAAGTCTGAGTCTAAGCTAAAGGTGAAGGACTTCGctgaaatgacaggaaatgtgaAGGAGGACAAGGATATGAGCATCAGAGTGGTCCAAAACGCTGCAGGAGAACTAAGCGATATGGGGGTTCAAAACTTGGAGGAATGCCCCGTCACCCTTCTGTTCCTGGGATATGCTGATTCTGCACCTGTACAGGATCAAGACCGAGAGGACTATGAAGGCATGCTCACAGCAGAACGAGTAATCATCAGTGATGATGGAGAAGAACAGGTTGTGGGACCTGGTTCGTCTGCTGTGCCTCAGGTGAAAGAAGTGTCTCCAAAATTTCCAGAAGTGTTTCAGGACGTTCCCCTGGAAGAAAAGGGTGCAGCAGGAGTTAAAATCCAGGGAGAGGAAGGTGATAAGGTGCTCCATAATTCACCTTTACCCACTACAGCTGAAGGACGAGCCACGTCCAAGAGCGAGACCTGTCAGTGTTGCTCCATCACGTAA